One window from the genome of Oryctolagus cuniculus chromosome 1, mOryCun1.1, whole genome shotgun sequence encodes:
- the HNRNPK gene encoding heterogeneous nuclear ribonucleoprotein K isoform X4 produces METEQPEETFPNTETNGEFGKRPAEDMEEEQAFKRSRNTDEMVELRILLQSKNAGAVIGKGGKNIKALRTDYNASVSVPDSSGPERILSISADIETIGEILKKIIPTLEEYQHFKGSDFDCELRLLIHQSLAGGIIGVKGAKIKELRENTQTTIKLFQECCPHSTDRVVLIGGKPDRVVECIKIILDLISESPIKGRAQPYDPNFYDETYDYGGFTMMFDDRRGRPVGFPMRGRGGFDRMPPGRGGRPMPPSRRDYDDMSPRRGPPPPPPGRGGRGGSRARNLPLPPPPPPRGGDLMAYDRRGRPGDRYDGMVGFSADETWDSAIDTWSPSEWQMAYEPQGGSGYDYSYAGGRGSYGDLGGPIITTQVTIPKDLAGSIIGKGGQRIKQIRHESGASIKIDEPLEGSEDRIITITGTQDQIQNAQYLLQNSVKQYSGKFF; encoded by the exons atggaaactgaACAGCCGGAGGAAACCTTCCCCAACACTGAAACCAATGGTGAATTTG GTAAACGTCCTGCAGAAGATATGGAAGAAGAACAAGCATTTAAAAGATCTAGAAACACAGATGAGATGGTTGAATTACGCATTCTGCTTCAGAGCAAG AATGCTGGGGCAGTGATTGGAAAAGGAGGCAAGAATATTAAGGCTCTCCGTACAGAC TACAATGCCAGTGTTTCAGTCCCAGACAGCAGTGGCCCCGAGCG CATATTGAGTATCAGTGCTGACATTGAAACAATTGGAGAAATTCTGAAGAAAATCATCCCTACCTTGGAAGAG TACCAACACTTTAAAGGAAGTGACTTTGACTGCGAATTGAGACTGTTGATTCATCAGAGTCTGGCAGGAGGAATTATTGGGGTCAAAGGTGCTAAAATCAAAGAACTTCGAGAG AACACTCAGACAACAATCAAGCTTTTCCAGGAATGCTGTCCTCATTCCACTGACAGAGTTGTTCTTATTGGAGGAAAGCCTGATAGAGTTGTAGAATGCATAAAGATCATCCTTGATCTCATATCTGAG tctCCCATCAAAGGACGTGCACAGCCTTACGATCCCAATTTTTACGATGAAACCTACGATTATGGTGGTTTTACAATGATGTTTGATGACCGCCGTGGACGTCCTGTGGGGTTTCCCATGCGGGGAAGAGGTGGCTTTGACAGAATGCCTCCTGGTCGTGGTGGACGTCCCATGCCTCCATCTAGAAGAGATTATGATGATATGAGCCCTCGTCGaggaccaccaccaccacctcctggcCGAGGTGGCCGAGGTGGTAGCAGAGCTCGGAAtcttcctcttcccccacccccaccacctagAGGAGG AGATTTAATGGCCTATGACAGAAGAGGAAGACCTGGAGACCGTTACGATGGGATG GTTGGTTTCAGTGCTGATGAAACATGGGATTCTGCAATAGATACATGGAGCCCATCAGAATGGCAGATGGCTTATGAACCACAG ggTGGCTCAGGATATG ACTATTCCTATGCAGGGGGTCGCGGCTCATATGGTGATCTTGGTGGACCTATTATTACTACACAAGTAACTATTCCCAAAGAT TTGGCTGGATCTATTATTGGCAAAGGTGGTCAGCGGATTAAACAAATCCgtcatgagtcaggagcttccatCAAAATTGATGAGCCTTTAGAAGGATCCGAAGATCGGATCATTACCATTACAGGAACACAGGACCAGATACAGAATGCACAGTATTTGCTGCAGAACAG tgtGAAGCAGTATTCTGGAAAGTTTTTCTAA
- the HNRNPK gene encoding heterogeneous nuclear ribonucleoprotein K isoform X1, with translation METEQPEETFPNTETNGEFGKRPAEDMEEEQAFKRSRNTDEMVELRILLQSKNAGAVIGKGGKNIKALRTDYNASVSVPDSSGPERILSISADIETIGEILKKIIPTLEEGLQLPSPTATSQLPLESDAVECLNYQHFKGSDFDCELRLLIHQSLAGGIIGVKGAKIKELRENTQTTIKLFQECCPHSTDRVVLIGGKPDRVVECIKIILDLISESPIKGRAQPYDPNFYDETYDYGGFTMMFDDRRGRPVGFPMRGRGGFDRMPPGRGGRPMPPSRRDYDDMSPRRGPPPPPPGRGGRGGSRARNLPLPPPPPPRGGDLMAYDRRGRPGDRYDGMVGFSADETWDSAIDTWSPSEWQMAYEPQGGSGYDYSYAGGRGSYGDLGGPIITTQVTIPKDLAGSIIGKGGQRIKQIRHESGASIKIDEPLEGSEDRIITITGTQDQIQNAQYLLQNSVKQYADVEGF, from the exons atggaaactgaACAGCCGGAGGAAACCTTCCCCAACACTGAAACCAATGGTGAATTTG GTAAACGTCCTGCAGAAGATATGGAAGAAGAACAAGCATTTAAAAGATCTAGAAACACAGATGAGATGGTTGAATTACGCATTCTGCTTCAGAGCAAG AATGCTGGGGCAGTGATTGGAAAAGGAGGCAAGAATATTAAGGCTCTCCGTACAGAC TACAATGCCAGTGTTTCAGTCCCAGACAGCAGTGGCCCCGAGCG CATATTGAGTATCAGTGCTGACATTGAAACAATTGGAGAAATTCTGAAGAAAATCATCCCTACCTTGGAAGAG GGCCTGCAGTTGCCATCACCCACTGCAACCAGCCAGCTCCCGCTCGAATCTGATGCTGTGGAATGCTTAAAT TACCAACACTTTAAAGGAAGTGACTTTGACTGCGAATTGAGACTGTTGATTCATCAGAGTCTGGCAGGAGGAATTATTGGGGTCAAAGGTGCTAAAATCAAAGAACTTCGAGAG AACACTCAGACAACAATCAAGCTTTTCCAGGAATGCTGTCCTCATTCCACTGACAGAGTTGTTCTTATTGGAGGAAAGCCTGATAGAGTTGTAGAATGCATAAAGATCATCCTTGATCTCATATCTGAG tctCCCATCAAAGGACGTGCACAGCCTTACGATCCCAATTTTTACGATGAAACCTACGATTATGGTGGTTTTACAATGATGTTTGATGACCGCCGTGGACGTCCTGTGGGGTTTCCCATGCGGGGAAGAGGTGGCTTTGACAGAATGCCTCCTGGTCGTGGTGGACGTCCCATGCCTCCATCTAGAAGAGATTATGATGATATGAGCCCTCGTCGaggaccaccaccaccacctcctggcCGAGGTGGCCGAGGTGGTAGCAGAGCTCGGAAtcttcctcttcccccacccccaccacctagAGGAGG AGATTTAATGGCCTATGACAGAAGAGGAAGACCTGGAGACCGTTACGATGGGATG GTTGGTTTCAGTGCTGATGAAACATGGGATTCTGCAATAGATACATGGAGCCCATCAGAATGGCAGATGGCTTATGAACCACAG ggTGGCTCAGGATATG ACTATTCCTATGCAGGGGGTCGCGGCTCATATGGTGATCTTGGTGGACCTATTATTACTACACAAGTAACTATTCCCAAAGAT TTGGCTGGATCTATTATTGGCAAAGGTGGTCAGCGGATTAAACAAATCCgtcatgagtcaggagcttccatCAAAATTGATGAGCCTTTAGAAGGATCCGAAGATCGGATCATTACCATTACAGGAACACAGGACCAGATACAGAATGCACAGTATTTGCTGCAGAACAG tgTGAAGCAGTATGCAGATGTTGAAGGATTCTAA
- the HNRNPK gene encoding heterogeneous nuclear ribonucleoprotein K isoform X2: METEQPEETFPNTETNGEFGKRPAEDMEEEQAFKRSRNTDEMVELRILLQSKNAGAVIGKGGKNIKALRTDYNASVSVPDSSGPERILSISADIETIGEILKKIIPTLEEGLQLPSPTATSQLPLESDAVECLNYQHFKGSDFDCELRLLIHQSLAGGIIGVKGAKIKELRENTQTTIKLFQECCPHSTDRVVLIGGKPDRVVECIKIILDLISESPIKGRAQPYDPNFYDETYDYGGFTMMFDDRRGRPVGFPMRGRGGFDRMPPGRGGRPMPPSRRDYDDMSPRRGPPPPPPGRGGRGGSRARNLPLPPPPPPRGGDLMAYDRRGRPGDRYDGMVGFSADETWDSAIDTWSPSEWQMAYEPQGGSGYDYSYAGGRGSYGDLGGPIITTQVTIPKDLAGSIIGKGGQRIKQIRHESGASIKIDEPLEGSEDRIITITGTQDQIQNAQYLLQNSVKQYSGKFF, from the exons atggaaactgaACAGCCGGAGGAAACCTTCCCCAACACTGAAACCAATGGTGAATTTG GTAAACGTCCTGCAGAAGATATGGAAGAAGAACAAGCATTTAAAAGATCTAGAAACACAGATGAGATGGTTGAATTACGCATTCTGCTTCAGAGCAAG AATGCTGGGGCAGTGATTGGAAAAGGAGGCAAGAATATTAAGGCTCTCCGTACAGAC TACAATGCCAGTGTTTCAGTCCCAGACAGCAGTGGCCCCGAGCG CATATTGAGTATCAGTGCTGACATTGAAACAATTGGAGAAATTCTGAAGAAAATCATCCCTACCTTGGAAGAG GGCCTGCAGTTGCCATCACCCACTGCAACCAGCCAGCTCCCGCTCGAATCTGATGCTGTGGAATGCTTAAAT TACCAACACTTTAAAGGAAGTGACTTTGACTGCGAATTGAGACTGTTGATTCATCAGAGTCTGGCAGGAGGAATTATTGGGGTCAAAGGTGCTAAAATCAAAGAACTTCGAGAG AACACTCAGACAACAATCAAGCTTTTCCAGGAATGCTGTCCTCATTCCACTGACAGAGTTGTTCTTATTGGAGGAAAGCCTGATAGAGTTGTAGAATGCATAAAGATCATCCTTGATCTCATATCTGAG tctCCCATCAAAGGACGTGCACAGCCTTACGATCCCAATTTTTACGATGAAACCTACGATTATGGTGGTTTTACAATGATGTTTGATGACCGCCGTGGACGTCCTGTGGGGTTTCCCATGCGGGGAAGAGGTGGCTTTGACAGAATGCCTCCTGGTCGTGGTGGACGTCCCATGCCTCCATCTAGAAGAGATTATGATGATATGAGCCCTCGTCGaggaccaccaccaccacctcctggcCGAGGTGGCCGAGGTGGTAGCAGAGCTCGGAAtcttcctcttcccccacccccaccacctagAGGAGG AGATTTAATGGCCTATGACAGAAGAGGAAGACCTGGAGACCGTTACGATGGGATG GTTGGTTTCAGTGCTGATGAAACATGGGATTCTGCAATAGATACATGGAGCCCATCAGAATGGCAGATGGCTTATGAACCACAG ggTGGCTCAGGATATG ACTATTCCTATGCAGGGGGTCGCGGCTCATATGGTGATCTTGGTGGACCTATTATTACTACACAAGTAACTATTCCCAAAGAT TTGGCTGGATCTATTATTGGCAAAGGTGGTCAGCGGATTAAACAAATCCgtcatgagtcaggagcttccatCAAAATTGATGAGCCTTTAGAAGGATCCGAAGATCGGATCATTACCATTACAGGAACACAGGACCAGATACAGAATGCACAGTATTTGCTGCAGAACAG tgtGAAGCAGTATTCTGGAAAGTTTTTCTAA
- the HNRNPK gene encoding heterogeneous nuclear ribonucleoprotein K isoform X3: METEQPEETFPNTETNGEFGKRPAEDMEEEQAFKRSRNTDEMVELRILLQSKNAGAVIGKGGKNIKALRTDYNASVSVPDSSGPERILSISADIETIGEILKKIIPTLEEYQHFKGSDFDCELRLLIHQSLAGGIIGVKGAKIKELRENTQTTIKLFQECCPHSTDRVVLIGGKPDRVVECIKIILDLISESPIKGRAQPYDPNFYDETYDYGGFTMMFDDRRGRPVGFPMRGRGGFDRMPPGRGGRPMPPSRRDYDDMSPRRGPPPPPPGRGGRGGSRARNLPLPPPPPPRGGDLMAYDRRGRPGDRYDGMVGFSADETWDSAIDTWSPSEWQMAYEPQGGSGYDYSYAGGRGSYGDLGGPIITTQVTIPKDLAGSIIGKGGQRIKQIRHESGASIKIDEPLEGSEDRIITITGTQDQIQNAQYLLQNSVKQYADVEGF, encoded by the exons atggaaactgaACAGCCGGAGGAAACCTTCCCCAACACTGAAACCAATGGTGAATTTG GTAAACGTCCTGCAGAAGATATGGAAGAAGAACAAGCATTTAAAAGATCTAGAAACACAGATGAGATGGTTGAATTACGCATTCTGCTTCAGAGCAAG AATGCTGGGGCAGTGATTGGAAAAGGAGGCAAGAATATTAAGGCTCTCCGTACAGAC TACAATGCCAGTGTTTCAGTCCCAGACAGCAGTGGCCCCGAGCG CATATTGAGTATCAGTGCTGACATTGAAACAATTGGAGAAATTCTGAAGAAAATCATCCCTACCTTGGAAGAG TACCAACACTTTAAAGGAAGTGACTTTGACTGCGAATTGAGACTGTTGATTCATCAGAGTCTGGCAGGAGGAATTATTGGGGTCAAAGGTGCTAAAATCAAAGAACTTCGAGAG AACACTCAGACAACAATCAAGCTTTTCCAGGAATGCTGTCCTCATTCCACTGACAGAGTTGTTCTTATTGGAGGAAAGCCTGATAGAGTTGTAGAATGCATAAAGATCATCCTTGATCTCATATCTGAG tctCCCATCAAAGGACGTGCACAGCCTTACGATCCCAATTTTTACGATGAAACCTACGATTATGGTGGTTTTACAATGATGTTTGATGACCGCCGTGGACGTCCTGTGGGGTTTCCCATGCGGGGAAGAGGTGGCTTTGACAGAATGCCTCCTGGTCGTGGTGGACGTCCCATGCCTCCATCTAGAAGAGATTATGATGATATGAGCCCTCGTCGaggaccaccaccaccacctcctggcCGAGGTGGCCGAGGTGGTAGCAGAGCTCGGAAtcttcctcttcccccacccccaccacctagAGGAGG AGATTTAATGGCCTATGACAGAAGAGGAAGACCTGGAGACCGTTACGATGGGATG GTTGGTTTCAGTGCTGATGAAACATGGGATTCTGCAATAGATACATGGAGCCCATCAGAATGGCAGATGGCTTATGAACCACAG ggTGGCTCAGGATATG ACTATTCCTATGCAGGGGGTCGCGGCTCATATGGTGATCTTGGTGGACCTATTATTACTACACAAGTAACTATTCCCAAAGAT TTGGCTGGATCTATTATTGGCAAAGGTGGTCAGCGGATTAAACAAATCCgtcatgagtcaggagcttccatCAAAATTGATGAGCCTTTAGAAGGATCCGAAGATCGGATCATTACCATTACAGGAACACAGGACCAGATACAGAATGCACAGTATTTGCTGCAGAACAG tgTGAAGCAGTATGCAGATGTTGAAGGATTCTAA